One window from the genome of Nicotiana tomentosiformis chromosome 5, ASM39032v3, whole genome shotgun sequence encodes:
- the LOC104103712 gene encoding protein MIZU-KUSSEI 1-like yields the protein MISSYPTAAGTATITTVDCEKQVRSWRLLRSLVELLIPSCYCTFVEPTKPAVSSFNYHRPSSASNTSNITGTIFGYRKGKVNICIQTNPNSSTPLLLLELAVSTSTLAREMRGGILRIALESSNDENSSSSLLSMPIWTMYCNGKKVGFAVKRKPTKFDLQVLKQMESVVVGAGTVHGNKEINHEDDIMYLRGKFERVHGSCDSESFHLIDPEGSMGQQLSIFFLRSRSS from the coding sequence ATGATCAGCTCATACCCTACGGCAGCCGGAACCGCCACCATCACCACCGTCGACTGTGAGAAACAAGTCCGTTCGTGGCGGCTCCTCCGCTCTCTGGTGGAGCTACTCATCCCTAGTTGTTACTGTACATTTGTTGAACCCACAAAACCCGCCGTTTCCTCCTTCAACTACCACAGGCCATCTTCTGCCTCAAACACATCCAATATTACGGGCACCATCTTCGGTTATCGAAAAGGAAAAGTCAATATCTGTATACAAACAAACCCTAATTCTTCTACCCCGCTTCTTCTCCTTGAACTCGCAGTTTCTACCTCTACTCTGGCACGTGAAATGCGAGGAGGGATTCTTAGAATCGCGCTCGAGAGTTCCAATGATGAAAattcttcttcctctcttttATCTATGCCAATATGGACTATGTATTGTAATGGGAAAAAAGTAGGGTTTGCAGTAAAGAGAAAACCTACAAAATTTGATTTGCAAGTGTTGAAACAAATGGAAAGTGTTGTTGTGGGAGCCGGCACTGTTCATGGTAATAAAGAAATTAATCATGAAGATGATATAATGTATCTTAGAGGAAAATTTGAGAGGGTTCATGGATCTTGTGATTCAGAGTCATTCCATTTGATTGATCCTGAAGGAAGTATGGGGCAACAACTGAGTATTTTCTTTCTTCGTTCTCGCTCGTCTTAG